Proteins from a genomic interval of Piscinibacter sp. HJYY11:
- a CDS encoding branched-chain amino acid transaminase: MSMEDRDGKIWMDGQLIDWRDARIHVLSHTLHYGCGAFEGVRAYDTVNGTAIFRLREHTERLFNSAKILRMKIPFSIDEVIEAQRAVVKANNLKSCYLRPLTWIGSEKLGVSPKGNKIHLMVAAWSWGAYLGEEGLKRGIRVKTSSYTRHHVNITMTQAKAVSNYTNSILANMEATDDGYDEALLLDASGFVSEGAGENLFVIKNGVVYTPDLSAGALNGITRNTVFAICKDLGLELKEKRITRDEVYICDEAFFTGTAAEVTPIRELDRVQIGQGSRGPITEKIQSAFFDIVNGRNAKYAEWLTAV, translated from the coding sequence ATGTCCATGGAAGACCGCGACGGAAAAATCTGGATGGACGGCCAGTTGATCGACTGGCGCGACGCCAGGATCCACGTGCTGTCGCACACGTTGCATTACGGCTGTGGCGCCTTTGAAGGAGTGCGCGCTTACGACACGGTGAATGGCACCGCGATCTTCCGCCTGCGCGAGCACACCGAGCGGCTTTTCAACAGCGCCAAGATCCTGCGCATGAAGATCCCCTTCTCGATCGACGAAGTGATCGAGGCGCAGCGCGCGGTCGTGAAGGCCAACAACCTGAAGAGCTGCTACCTGCGCCCGCTCACCTGGATCGGCTCCGAGAAGCTGGGCGTCTCGCCCAAGGGCAACAAGATCCACCTGATGGTCGCCGCCTGGTCCTGGGGCGCCTACCTCGGTGAAGAAGGCCTGAAGCGCGGCATCCGCGTGAAGACCTCGAGCTACACCCGCCACCACGTCAACATCACGATGACGCAGGCCAAGGCGGTGAGCAACTACACCAACTCCATCCTCGCCAACATGGAAGCCACCGACGATGGCTATGACGAGGCCCTGCTGCTCGACGCCAGCGGCTTCGTCTCCGAAGGCGCCGGCGAGAACCTCTTCGTCATCAAGAACGGCGTGGTCTACACGCCCGACCTGTCGGCCGGTGCGCTCAACGGCATCACCCGCAACACGGTGTTCGCGATCTGCAAGGACCTCGGCCTCGAGCTGAAGGAAAAGCGCATCACGCGGGACGAGGTCTACATCTGCGACGAGGCCTTCTTCACCGGCACCGCCGCCGAAGTGACGCCCATCCGCGAACTCGATCGCGTGCAGATCGGCCAGGGCTCGCGTGGCCCCATCACCGAGAAGATCCAGAGCGCTTTCTTCGACATCGTGAACGGCCGCAATGCGAAGTACGCCGAGTGGCTGACCGCTGTCTGA
- a CDS encoding zinc-finger domain-containing protein: protein MSDTQAPIELLARDLQGPGVIACPNPKMTLWSGHPKVFIDVATTGEGKCPYCGTVYRLKAGEKLSSHH, encoded by the coding sequence ATGAGCGACACCCAAGCCCCCATCGAACTGCTCGCCCGCGACCTGCAGGGCCCCGGCGTCATTGCCTGCCCCAACCCCAAGATGACACTCTGGAGCGGGCACCCCAAGGTCTTCATCGACGTGGCCACCACGGGCGAAGGCAAGTGCCCGTATTGCGGCACGGTCTACCGCTTGAAGGCCGGCGAGAAGCTCTCGAGCCACCACTGA